The DNA region ACCCCGGCCTTGCTGCCAAATCCACCGCCCACCAGCGGCGCGATCACCCGCATTCGGCTCTGGGAGATCCCCATCGACTGGGCGATGAGATTGCGCTGCGCGAACGGCGATTGGGAACTGCCCCACAGCGTGATCTCCCCGGACTCTTCCACTCGGGCCACGGCGACATGAGGCTCGATGGGCACGTGTTGAATGTGGGGAATCCGGTACTTGCGCTCGACGATGGCGGCGCACTGGCCCCAGGCGCTGTCGACATCCCCCCTGCGGATCTTGAAGTGATTGGAGATGTTCGTCCCCGGCTTGGGGAAGATGAAGTTGGCGACCACGTACTGGCCCAGATCGGGATGAAGCAGCGCCGCGCTGGGGAGGGTGCCCAGTTCAGGGTCCAGGACCGGCTCGAGCACTTCGTAGTCCACGTCGATCAGGTCGAGGGCGTTCTGGGCGATCTCTTCGCTGATGGCGGCCACCCCCGCCACTGGATCACCGGCGTAGCGCACGCGGTCGCGGCAGAAGATGTACCGGTCCTGCAGATACAACCCGATATAGCCGGGGAAGTCCTCGCCGGTGACGACAGCCTTCACGCCGGGCAGGGCGCGGGCGCGGGCCGTGTCGATCTTCCGGATAAGGGCGTGCGGAATGGGACTGCGCTTGATGCGAGCGTGCAGCAGCGAATCCCCGAACTGGATGTCATCAGCAAAGACCGCCGCGCCGGTCACCTTCTGGCGGGCGTCTATGCGGGGAGCGTTCTCGCCGATGGGGCTGGGCGTGGGTTGTGAGCCGGCGCTCTTCATGCATTCTCTCCCGTCTGGCCACACGAATCAGGCCAGGCCGATCCTTTGGGTCAGCCGGCGGCCGACTGCATTCTGGCCGCTTCCTTGACGCTCTCGATGATGCGCACATATCCCGTGCAGCGGCACAAGTTGCCAACCAGCGCCTCGCGGATCTCATCCTCTCCCGGGTTCGGGTTCCGCTGCAGCAGCGCGTGCGCGGAGATCAGGATGCCCGGCGTGCAGAACCCGCACTGCACGCCCCCCTGACGGAGGATGGCTTCCTGAACGGGGGCCAGCCGTTCTTCGCTGGCCAGCCCCTCCACGGTGACGATCCGGGCTCCGTCACATTCGACTGCCAATACCATGCAGCTGTTGACCGGCTCCCCGTTCAGCAGCACCGTACACGCGCCGCACTCGCCGGCCGAACACCCGTTCTTGGTGCCGGTCAGCGCCAGCTTCTCCCGCAGCATGCGCATGAGCGTCATGTTGGCGGGGACGGCCACCTGTTCCGGCTCACCATTGATGGTGACGTGGATCTCGTGAAGTGCCATAGGTCCCTCGAAGGATGGCTGGCGAGGCGGGTTCGTCCGCTTGAGAACCAACCCGTCAGCCGGTCAGTTGGGTCCAGACCTGCGCAAGCGCTGTGGCCGACAGGTTCCGGACCATCAGCTTGCGGTACCGGGCGCTTCCGCGCACGTCGTCAATCGGCGAGCAGGCGTCGGCCGCCAGCCGCGCCGCTTCATGCAGCGACTCGGGCGTGATGGGGTGACTTGCCAGGTATGCTTCTGCCTCGACAGGTACGAGGGGTACAGGGGCGACCGAGGCCAGGGCTAGGCGAAAGCGGTG from Anaerolineales bacterium includes:
- a CDS encoding (2Fe-2S)-binding protein, whose protein sequence is MALHEIHVTINGEPEQVAVPANMTLMRMLREKLALTGTKNGCSAGECGACTVLLNGEPVNSCMVLAVECDGARIVTVEGLASEERLAPVQEAILRQGGVQCGFCTPGILISAHALLQRNPNPGEDEIREALVGNLCRCTGYVRIIESVKEAARMQSAAG
- a CDS encoding molybdopterin-dependent oxidoreductase, with product MKSAGSQPTPSPIGENAPRIDARQKVTGAAVFADDIQFGDSLLHARIKRSPIPHALIRKIDTARARALPGVKAVVTGEDFPGYIGLYLQDRYIFCRDRVRYAGDPVAGVAAISEEIAQNALDLIDVDYEVLEPVLDPELGTLPSAALLHPDLGQYVVANFIFPKPGTNISNHFKIRRGDVDSAWGQCAAIVERKYRIPHIQHVPIEPHVAVARVEESGEITLWGSSQSPFAQRNLIAQSMGISQSRMRVIAPLVGGGFGSKAGV